From one Asterias amurensis chromosome 14, ASM3211899v1 genomic stretch:
- the LOC139947295 gene encoding uncharacterized protein, with protein MASYMTPKNLSYDAAGGSLEVREYNLQRAPRKLKMVDDGNVNRLQRLEQRMITRAEDRTAPYPYNTTPSKRMKLQDSSMSCRFPLTGSRHVVVEAFKGEVYIKVRDYVQRKDKELWSSPRGINFKSGEWETLVENISAINEAVKDVKTQENKNKKWKQNGGKELPVSSLSGVYPQSADTNDFTEKFLRNISKNIGVEWEKLATFLDISHDIVEKLKRDHVGTEERIFQMLLVFKKRSREDPRGLSDQLENALRTIGRVDLALYVGREVKHQHSANSLDLQQENPPPPIEDVVEDNDVQVLNIDESRPEGESQSQSTCDVASKEQEACKELSFNIIQSLFVPCILKKIQENSKRNCYGCNLPIYDDVSQTNHECMMDTLEMKVNKYFDDALDEIVDSDLRKFRSEWNKKAEENDRIVKQFPTLHSRNRIFTSYVDEHITKSHAVLFGICSADEY; from the exons ATGGCAAGTTACATGACACCTAAAAATCTGTCGTACGATGCGGCTGGAGGGAGTTTGGAAGTCAGGGAGTACAACCTGCAGCGTGCACCACGTAAACTGAAGATGGTAGATGATGGGAATGTAAATCGTTTGCAGCGTTTGGAGCAGCGTATGATAACCAGGGCCGAGGACCGCACCGCCCCCTACCCGTACAACACAACGCCATCGAAGAGGATGAAGCTGCAAGATTCCTCAATGTCATGCAGGTTTCCTCTTACGGGGTCTAGACACGTAGTAGTCGAGGCTTTCAAGGGGGAAGTCTACATCAAGGTCAGGGATTACGTTCAACGCAAAGATAAGGAGTTATGGAGTAGTCCCCGTGGCATCAATTTTAAAAGTGGAGAATGGGAGACATTGGTAGAGAACATATCAGCCATCAATGAAGCGGTGAAGGATGTCAag ACTCAggagaacaagaacaagaaatGGAAACAGAACGGTGGTAAAGAACTCCCTGTGTCATCGCTGTCCGGAGTGTACCCTCAGTCAGCGGATACAAATGACTTCACGGAAAAGTTTCTACGGAACATCAGCAAGAACATCGGAGTGGAGTGGGAGAAGCTAGCTACGTTTCTTGACATATCACATGACATAGTGGAAAAACTCAAACGCGATCATGTTGGTACTGAAGAACGTATTTTCCAAATGCTTTTGGTATTTAAGAAAAGATCAAGAGAGGATCCGCGTGGATTATCTGATCAACTTGAGAATGCGTTACGTACGATTGGAAGAGTCGACCTTGCACTGTACGTGGGACGTGAGGTGAAACATCAACACAGCGCAAACTCTTTGGATTTACAGCAGGAGAACCCTCCCCCACCCATTGAGGACGTAGTGGAGGACAATGATGTACAGGTGTTGAACATTGATGAATCCAGACCAGAGGGAGAGAGTCAGAGCCAGAGCACGTGTGATGTTGCGTCCAAAGAGCAAGAGGCATGTAAGGAACTTTCATTTAATATTATACAATCATTATTTGTTCCTTGCATTCTTAAGAAGATTCAGGAAAATAGTAAAAGAAATTGCTACGGTTGTAACCTGCCTATTTATGATGACGTGAGTCAAACCAATCACGAATGTATGATGGATACATTAGAAATGAAagtcaataaatattttgatgatGCATTGGATGAAATTGTGGATTCTGACTTGAGAAAATTTAGGTCAGAGTGGAATAAGAAAGCTGAAGAAAACGACCGTATAGTTAAACAATTTCCTACATTACATTCCAGGAATCGTATATTTACATCTTACGTTGATGAGCATATAACAAAGAGCCACGCTGTCTTGTTTGGCATTTGTTCTGCTGATGAGTATTAA